One window from the genome of Nicotiana tomentosiformis chromosome 5, ASM39032v3, whole genome shotgun sequence encodes:
- the LOC138892958 gene encoding uncharacterized protein, which yields MVAPPKFEEGYLTYRLPRFNGQYYGWWKTRMHGFIMAEDSELCDVICNGASVTMKTIGEPVVTVPKTRNEYNDANRKVIEKNFRAKKIFVCGIGPDEYNGISVCQSAKEIWEALQIAHDGTTQVKQSKIDMLTTEYELFRMKNDESIQDMYTRFTSIINELHSLGEIIPRNKLVRKILSLLPSSWESKVNAIIEDLQKLTIDELIGNLKTY from the coding sequence aTGGTTGCTCCGCCAAAATTTGAAGAAGGTTACTTAACCTACAGACTACCAAGATTCAATGGAcaatactatggatggtggaagacaaggatgcatggctttatcatggctgaagattcagaGCTATGTGATGTTATCTGTAATGGAGCCTCTGTCACTATGAAGACCATTGGTGAACCAGTGGTAACAGTTCCCAAGACAAGGAATGAATACAACGATGCTAACCGCAAAGTTATAGAGAAGAACTTTCGAGCAAAAAAGATCTTCGTTTGTGGTATTGGACCAGATGAATACAACGGGATCTCTGTCTGTCAATCAGCCAAAgagatctgggaagctctccaaaTAGCACATGATGGaacaactcaagtcaagcagtcgaagatcgacatgctcactactgagtatgaactcttcagGATGAAGAATGATGAATCCATTCAAGACATGTACACTCGATTCACCTCCATCATCAATGAGCTTCACTCTCTGGGAGAAATCATTCCAAGGAACAAACTTGTCAGGAAAATACTTAGTTTACTACCTAGTTCATGGGAAAGCAAGGTCAATGCTATCATAGAGGATCTGCAGAAGCTAACCATTGATGAACTTATTGGAAATTTGAAGACATattaa